One window of Oligoflexus sp. genomic DNA carries:
- a CDS encoding NAD(P)/FAD-dependent oxidoreductase produces the protein MQSLAIVGTGIAGMGVAHLVQKDYDITLFEKNNYVGGHTNTVFVEEGERRVPIDTGFMVFNHVTYPLILRLFHQLEVPMKKTDMSFAVRHTPTDLEYSGTGLNGLFRQRRNLMNIGFIRMLLAIDRFNSDAIEILKDPRYDQWTISDLVEARDYGDDFFHKYLIPMSSAVWSTPPEKMRLFPAKTLLRFFHNHGFLGLHTQHQWYTIDGGSEAYKQRLIAPFKDRIRLDQKIQSITQQDDGRICIQHQNGTRESFDKVVLACHADEALKLLAKPLPLQKQLLGAFSYQENTTVLHSDASVMPRLRGVWSSWNYRIDADDKGAVQPTTIYWMNRLQGLSENVPYFVSLNEPGTLDPDKVHRRITYHHPLFDSDAIEAQKRLHELNESPDPFYFCGSYFRYGFHEDAFMSAVNLSRALLGREPW, from the coding sequence ATGCAAAGTCTGGCTATCGTGGGGACCGGCATTGCCGGGATGGGCGTGGCCCATCTGGTGCAAAAAGATTACGACATCACGCTTTTTGAAAAAAACAATTATGTTGGCGGGCACACCAACACTGTTTTTGTGGAAGAAGGCGAACGTCGCGTCCCCATAGATACCGGCTTCATGGTCTTCAATCATGTGACCTATCCCCTGATCCTCCGGCTGTTCCATCAGCTGGAAGTGCCCATGAAAAAGACCGATATGAGCTTTGCCGTCCGGCATACGCCCACCGACCTGGAATACAGCGGGACGGGGCTCAACGGGCTGTTCCGTCAGCGCCGCAACCTGATGAATATCGGCTTCATCCGCATGCTCCTGGCCATTGATCGCTTCAATTCCGATGCCATCGAAATCCTGAAAGACCCGCGTTACGATCAGTGGACCATTTCCGATTTGGTGGAAGCTCGGGACTACGGTGATGATTTTTTTCACAAATACCTTATTCCGATGAGTTCCGCGGTCTGGTCGACGCCTCCTGAAAAAATGCGGCTCTTTCCCGCGAAGACCCTGCTCCGCTTCTTTCACAATCATGGTTTTTTAGGCCTGCACACGCAGCACCAGTGGTATACGATCGACGGCGGCAGCGAAGCCTATAAGCAGCGTTTGATTGCGCCGTTCAAAGACCGTATCCGCCTGGATCAGAAGATTCAAAGCATCACCCAGCAGGATGATGGCCGCATCTGCATTCAGCATCAGAACGGAACCCGGGAAAGCTTCGATAAAGTGGTCCTGGCCTGTCACGCCGATGAGGCTCTGAAGCTTCTGGCCAAGCCCCTGCCCCTGCAGAAGCAGCTTCTGGGCGCCTTTTCCTATCAGGAGAACACGACGGTCCTGCACAGCGATGCGAGCGTGATGCCCCGCCTTCGCGGAGTCTGGTCGTCCTGGAACTATCGTATTGATGCGGACGACAAGGGCGCGGTTCAGCCGACCACGATCTATTGGATGAATCGCCTGCAGGGCCTATCCGAGAACGTCCCCTACTTCGTATCCTTGAATGAACCCGGCACTCTTGATCCTGATAAGGTTCACCGCCGGATCACCTATCACCATCCCCTCTTCGATTCCGATGCGATCGAGGCCCAAAAACGCTTGCACGAACTGAACGAAAGCCCGGATCCCTTTTATTTCTGCGGCAGCTACTTCCGATACGGCTTCCATGAAGACGCCTTCATGTCGGCCGTGAACCTGTCACGGGCTTTATTAGGGAGAGAACCATGGTGA
- a CDS encoding acyl-CoA desaturase, protein MKRKFQKPAGLTLIVIHILGLASLLLVPFEWSLLGLCFAMYYLRMFGITAGFHRYFSHKSFKTSRPVQFMLAWIGTASVQRGPIWWAAIHRHHHKYSDTPKDLHSPRQKGLWEAHLGWVLKKENRVIDRTKVADLTRFPEIDWIDRHYLVPPMTLAVLIFAIWGLPGLVYGFFLSTILLWHGTFTINSLSHVFGRRPYNTKDDSRNSALLALITMGEGWHNNHHFYPFSARQGFTWWQFDPSFMILKFMELFGLVWDVKVPPKELLVPQGAEPAHS, encoded by the coding sequence ATGAAGCGTAAGTTCCAAAAACCAGCTGGTCTGACTCTCATTGTCATCCACATTCTGGGCCTCGCCAGTCTTCTGCTCGTTCCTTTTGAATGGAGCCTGCTTGGGCTGTGCTTTGCAATGTATTACCTGCGAATGTTCGGCATCACGGCGGGCTTTCATCGCTACTTCTCGCATAAGAGTTTCAAAACCTCGCGGCCTGTTCAGTTCATGCTGGCCTGGATAGGAACAGCGTCCGTCCAGAGAGGTCCGATCTGGTGGGCGGCGATTCACCGTCATCATCACAAGTATTCGGACACGCCCAAGGACCTGCATTCACCAAGGCAGAAGGGACTTTGGGAAGCTCATCTGGGTTGGGTTTTAAAAAAGGAAAACCGCGTGATCGATCGCACCAAGGTTGCCGATCTCACCCGCTTTCCGGAAATCGATTGGATCGATCGTCACTATCTCGTGCCGCCCATGACTTTGGCCGTTTTGATTTTTGCGATCTGGGGACTGCCTGGACTGGTGTATGGCTTTTTTCTGAGCACCATTCTTCTGTGGCACGGAACGTTTACAATTAATTCCTTGTCTCACGTTTTCGGCCGTCGTCCCTACAATACAAAAGATGACAGTCGAAATAGTGCATTGCTGGCCTTGATCACTATGGGTGAAGGCTGGCACAATAACCATCACTTTTACCCCTTCTCCGCTCGTCAGGGATTTACCTGGTGGCAGTTCGATCCGAGCTTCATGATTTTGAAGTTTATGGAACTGTTTGGACTGGTGTGGGACGTAAAGGTACCGCCGAAAGAGCTGTTGGTTCCCCAAGGGGCGGAGCCAGCGCATTCATAG